The following are from one region of the Sorghum bicolor cultivar BTx623 chromosome 2, Sorghum_bicolor_NCBIv3, whole genome shotgun sequence genome:
- the LOC8063650 gene encoding probable 1-deoxy-D-xylulose-5-phosphate synthase 2, chloroplastic — MSPMALQASSSPSAFRAVTATANASCRRQFQVRAQVAGGSSSSSVGADGAGKMMFSKAEPAAAATSSGSSGPWKIDFTSGEKPATPLLDTVNYPLHMKNLSTSELEQLAAELRAEIVHTVSKTGGHLSSSLGVVELSVALHHVFDTPDDKIIWDVGHQAYGHKILTGRRSRMHTIRQTSGLAGFPKRDESAHDAFGVGHSSTSISAALGMAVARDLLGRKNHVVSVIGDGAMTAGQAYEAMNNSGFLDANMIVVLNDNKQVSLPTATLDGPSKPVGALSRALTKLQSSTKFRRLREAAKSVTKQIGGPTHEVAAKVDEYARGMMSASGSSLFEELGLYYIGPVDGHSVEDLVTIFEKVKSMPAPGPVLIHVVTEKGKGYPPAEAAADRMHGVVKFEPSTGKQLKSKSSTLSYTQYFAESLIREADADDKVVAIHAAMGGGTGLNYFQKRFPERCFDVGIAEQHAVTFAAGLAAEGLKPFCAIYSSFLQRGYDQVVHDVDLQRLPVRFALDRAGLVGADGPTHCGAFDVTYMACLPNMVVMAPADEAELMHMVATAAAIDDRPSCFRFPRGNGVGAVLPAGNKGTPMEVGRGRVLVGGNRVALLGYGTMVQACLKAAEALKEQDVYVTVADARFCKPLDTGLIRELAAEHEVLITAEEGSIGGFGSHVAHYLSLTGLLDGPLKLRSMFLPDRYIDHGAPQDQMEEAGLTPRHIAATVLSLLGRPMEAMQLK; from the exons ATGTCTCCAATGGCGCTCCAGGCATCGTCGTCGCCGTCCGCGTTCCGTGCGGTAACGGCCACCGCCAACGCTTCCTGCCGCCGGCAG TTCCAGGTGCGCGCTCAGGTggccggcggcagcagcagcagcagcgtcgGAGCCGACGGCGCCGGGAAGATGATGTTTTCCAAGGcggagccggcggcggcggccacgtcGTCGGGTTCCTCAGGTCCGTGGAAGATCGACTTCACCTCCGGCGAGAAGCCGGCGACGCCGCTGCTGGACACGGTGAACTACCCGCTCCACATGAAGAACCTCTCCACCTCGGAGCTGGAGCAGCTGGCGGCGGAGCTCCGCGCGGAGATCGTGCACACGGTTTCCAAGACCGGCGGCCACCTGAGCTCCAGCCTGGGCGTGGTGGAGCTCTCGGTGGCGCTGCACCACGTGTTCGACACCCCCGACGACAAGATCATCTGGGACGTCGGCCACCAGGCGTACGGCCACAAGATCCTGACGGGGCGGCGCTCCCGGATGCACACCATCCGGCAGACCTCCGGCCTGGCGGGGTTCCCGAAGCGCGACGAAAGCGCGCACGACGCGTTCGGCGTGGGACACAGCTCCACCAGCATCTCGGCGGCGCTGGGCATGGCCGTGGCGAGGGACCTCCTCGGCCGCAAGAACCACGTCGTCTCCgtcatcggcgacggcgccatgaCGGCCGGGCAGGCGTACGAGGCCATGAACAACTCCGGCTTCCTCGACGCCAACATGATCGTGGTGCTCAACGACAACAAGCAGGTCTCCCTGCCGACCGCCACGCTCGACGGCCCGTCGAAGCCCGTCGGCGCGCTGAGCCGGGCGCTCACCAAGCTCCAGTCCAGCACCAAGTTCCGGCGCCTCCGGGAGGCGGCCAAGTCGGTGACGAAGCAGATCGGCGGGCCGACGCACGAGGTCGCCGCCAAGGTGGACGAGTACGCGCGCGGCATGATGAGCGCGTCGGGCTCGTCGCTGTTCGAGGAGCTGGGGCTCTACTACATCGGCCCCGTGGACGGGCACAGCGTCGAGGACCTGGTCACCATCTTCGAGAAGGTGAAGTCGATGCCGGCGCCGGGGCCCGTGCTGATCCACGTCGTGACGGAGAAAGGAAAGGGTTACCcgccggcggaggcggcggcggaccGGATGCACGGCGTCGTCAAGTTCGAGCCGTCGACGGGGAAGCAGCTCAAGTCCAAGTCCTCGACGCTGTCGTACACGCAGTACTTCGCCGAGTCGCTGATCCGGGAGGCGGACGCCGACGACAAGGTGGTGGCGATCCACGCGGCGATGGGCGGCGGCACGGGGCTCAACTACTTCCAGAAGCGGTTCCCGGAGCGGTGCTTCGACGTGGGCATCGCGGAGCAGCACGCCGTGACGTTCGCCGCCGGGCTCGCCGCGGAAGGGCTGAAACCCTTCTGCGCCATCTACTCGTCGTTCCTGCAGCGAGGGTACGACCAGGTGGTGCACGACGTCGACCTGCAGCGGCTCCCCGTGCGGTTCGCGCTGGACCGCGCGGGGCTCGTCGGCGCCGACGGCCCCACGCACTGCGGCGCCTTCGACGTGACGTACATGGCGTGCCTGCCGAACATGGTGGTGATGGCGCCGGCCGACGAGGCGGAGCTGATGCATATGGTGGCCACGGCGGCGGCCATCGACGACCGGCCCAGCTGCTTCCGGTTCCCGCGCGGGAACGGCGTCGGCGCCGTCCTGCCGGCGGGGAACAAGGGGACGCCGATGGAGGTGGGCAGGGGAAGGGTGCTGGTCGGCGGCAACCGGGTGGCGCTGCTCGGGTATGGTACCATGGTGCAGGCGTGCCTCAAGGCCGCCGAGGCGCTCAAGGAGCAGGACGTGTACGTGACCGTGGCCGACGCCCGGTTCTGCAAGCCGCTCGACACGGGGCTGATCCGGGAGCTCGCCGCCGAGCACGAGGTGCTCATCACCGCCGAGGAAGGGTCCATTGGTGGCTTCGGCTCCCACGTCGCGCACTACCTCAGCCTGACAGGACTCCTCGACGGGCCACTCAAA CTGAGATCCATGTTCTTGCCGGACCGGTACATCGACCATGGGGCGCCGCAGGACCAGATGGAGGAGGCAGGGCTGACGCCGCGGCACATCGCCGCCACCGTGCTGTCCCTGCTGGGGAGGCCAATGGAGGCCATGCAGCTCAAGTGA